A part of Desulfobacter sp. genomic DNA contains:
- a CDS encoding 4Fe-4S dicluster domain-containing protein, with protein MKNTARSSHTHVPYRKLQQHLNRQPVGFPPSASGADIRLLKHIFTPLEAKIATCLSHEPRSLEEIFSRADGLVASESILEDHLTAMVKKGGLELRRERGRDLYANAPLVVGIYELQVNRLTPGFIRDFKAYTSEKRYGISFLSTKRSQMRTVPIHKSITPDLPAADYDQILRLLETAEAPFVVLPCICRKKKDSQGEPCRQTQRVDTCMAMGPMAHTLIKMEVGREIPRADAIKIIRQNQEEGLVLQPSNTRKIDFLCSCCGCCCSMLGLHKELPRPLDFWESGFTAVLDKEKCAGCGKCADTCCTDALSMAPAGGKKQKLPVIDPGRCIGCGHCAAVCKPNAITLIPRPGQAPPPEDRHTLNRLLLENKKHPLAQVKVIGKLAKGMVSKRDLRLLKPGN; from the coding sequence ATGAAAAATACAGCCCGCAGCTCCCATACCCATGTCCCCTACAGAAAGCTGCAGCAGCACCTGAACCGCCAACCCGTAGGCTTTCCGCCGTCGGCCAGCGGTGCTGACATTCGGCTGCTCAAACATATTTTCACCCCCCTGGAGGCTAAAATCGCCACCTGTCTCAGCCATGAACCCCGGTCTTTGGAGGAAATTTTCAGCCGGGCCGACGGCCTCGTTGCCTCGGAATCGATACTGGAGGACCATCTCACGGCCATGGTAAAAAAAGGCGGGCTGGAACTGCGCCGGGAAAGAGGGCGGGATCTTTACGCCAATGCCCCCCTGGTGGTGGGCATATACGAACTCCAGGTCAACCGCCTCACCCCCGGATTCATCCGGGATTTCAAGGCCTATACCTCGGAGAAGCGCTACGGCATCTCCTTTCTTTCCACCAAACGGTCACAGATGCGCACCGTGCCCATTCATAAAAGCATCACTCCGGATCTTCCGGCCGCGGACTACGACCAGATACTTCGTCTTCTGGAAACCGCCGAAGCCCCCTTTGTGGTACTGCCCTGTATCTGCAGGAAAAAAAAAGACAGCCAGGGGGAACCCTGCCGGCAGACCCAACGGGTTGACACCTGCATGGCCATGGGGCCCATGGCCCACACCCTGATCAAAATGGAGGTGGGCCGTGAAATCCCCAGGGCCGATGCCATTAAGATTATCCGGCAGAACCAGGAGGAAGGCCTGGTGCTCCAGCCCTCCAATACCCGGAAAATCGACTTTTTGTGTTCCTGCTGCGGCTGCTGCTGTTCCATGCTGGGCCTGCATAAAGAACTGCCCAGGCCCCTGGATTTCTGGGAAAGCGGGTTTACGGCAGTGTTGGATAAGGAAAAATGCGCCGGTTGCGGCAAGTGCGCCGATACATGCTGTACAGATGCCCTTTCCATGGCCCCGGCCGGCGGCAAAAAACAAAAGCTACCGGTCATCGACCCCGGCCGGTGCATTGGCTGCGGCCATTGCGCCGCTGTTTGCAAGCCCAATGCCATCACACTTATACCCCGGCCGGGGCAGGCCCCTCCCCCGGAGGACCGGCATACCCTGAACCGGCTCCTGCTGGAAAACAAAAAGCATCCCCTGGCCCAGGTGAAAGTGATTGGGAAGCTTGCCAAGGGCATGGTTTCCAAAAGAGACTTGCGCCTGCTGAAACCGGGGAACTGA
- a CDS encoding aspartate/glutamate racemase family protein, producing MRTIGLLGGMSWESTLEYYRLINQGIKEKLGGLHSAKIVMVSVDFDPIEKLQHAGDWAGTADILSRAARDIESAEADFFLICTNTMHKVAPQVQSRVNIPLVHIADATAEAVRKRGMKTVGLLGTAFTMEQDFYKGRLESNFGLKVLTPEKPDRDIVHNVIYRELCLGKINPDSKAEYIRIIDGLAARGAEAVILGCTEIGLLVGKKDTAVPLLDTTAIHAARAVALAVESCID from the coding sequence ATGCGGACCATCGGACTATTGGGGGGGATGAGCTGGGAAAGCACCCTGGAATACTACAGGCTTATCAACCAGGGAATAAAGGAAAAGCTGGGCGGGCTCCACTCGGCCAAGATCGTCATGGTCAGCGTGGATTTCGATCCCATTGAAAAACTCCAGCATGCCGGGGACTGGGCGGGCACGGCTGACATCCTTTCCAGGGCGGCCCGGGACATTGAGTCGGCCGAGGCGGATTTTTTCCTGATCTGCACCAATACCATGCACAAGGTCGCCCCCCAGGTGCAGTCCCGGGTGAACATCCCCCTGGTCCACATTGCCGATGCCACGGCCGAGGCCGTCCGGAAAAGGGGAATGAAAACCGTTGGCCTGCTGGGCACGGCCTTTACCATGGAGCAGGACTTTTACAAGGGCCGGCTGGAGAGCAATTTCGGCCTAAAGGTATTAACCCCCGAAAAACCGGACAGAGACATTGTCCACAATGTGATTTATAGGGAACTTTGCTTGGGGAAGATCAATCCGGACTCAAAGGCCGAATATATCCGGATCATCGACGGCCTGGCGGCCCGGGGAGCAGAAGCCGTTATCCTGGGCTGCACCGAGATCGGCCTGCTGGTGGGGAAAAAAGATACCGCAGTGCCACTGCTGGACACCACGGCCATCCATGCAGCCAGGGCGGTTGCCCTGGCTGTTGAGTCGTGTATTGATTAA
- a CDS encoding multidrug effflux MFS transporter, whose product MKTGPGYREFITLMAVIISITALAIDVMLPALPDIGRDLGVGHANDVQLVISVLILGLGVGQLFWGPLSDRFGRKPIILIGFIIFVAGCLLSIFASRFDTMLAGRFVQGVGAAGPRTAIVALIRDQYDGRAMARIMSAIMAIFIFVPAIAPALGQVVMLTAGWRTIFFVLMLQGMVAATWFCLRQPETLPAGHRVLFSARRILRGLVEVCTTRISLGYTLAAGFMSGALLSYLNCAQPIFQDIYKLGRLFPLYMACIALSLGGASFLNSRIVMRFGMRVLSYRAVFFFTLLMAAYLGLSLYMDGQPPLGVMVGFFALSFFCLGILFGNLNAVAMDPLGHIAGIGASVIGSLTSLISSPLSAFIGGYYDGTTIPLALGFVTLGGLTYLAMRWGDGFADKKEQ is encoded by the coding sequence ATGAAAACCGGCCCGGGATACAGAGAATTTATCACCCTGATGGCGGTCATTATCTCCATCACCGCCCTGGCCATCGATGTGATGCTGCCGGCCCTGCCGGACATCGGCAGGGATCTCGGGGTGGGCCATGCCAACGATGTTCAGCTGGTGATTTCCGTGCTCATACTGGGCCTGGGAGTCGGGCAACTCTTCTGGGGGCCGCTGTCGGACCGGTTTGGACGGAAGCCCATTATTCTGATTGGATTTATTATTTTTGTAGCCGGCTGTCTTCTGTCTATATTTGCTTCCCGGTTTGACACCATGCTGGCCGGACGGTTCGTTCAGGGGGTGGGGGCTGCAGGCCCCCGTACGGCCATTGTCGCCCTGATCCGGGACCAGTATGACGGCCGGGCCATGGCCCGGATCATGTCGGCCATCATGGCGATTTTCATCTTTGTTCCCGCCATTGCCCCGGCACTGGGCCAGGTGGTGATGCTGACGGCGGGCTGGCGTACTATTTTCTTTGTATTGATGCTCCAGGGGATGGTTGCCGCCACATGGTTCTGCCTGCGCCAGCCCGAAACCCTGCCCGCCGGACACCGGGTGCTTTTTTCGGCCAGGCGTATTCTCAGGGGCCTTGTTGAGGTCTGTACCACCCGCATCTCCCTGGGCTACACCCTGGCCGCCGGATTTATGTCCGGAGCGCTGCTTTCGTATCTGAACTGCGCCCAGCCAATTTTCCAGGATATCTACAAGCTGGGGCGGCTATTCCCCCTTTACATGGCCTGTATCGCGCTGTCCCTGGGCGGCGCCTCTTTTTTGAATTCCCGCATCGTCATGCGGTTCGGCATGCGGGTCCTCTCCTACCGGGCGGTTTTCTTTTTTACCCTTTTGATGGCTGCTTACCTGGGCCTCAGCCTTTACATGGACGGCCAGCCCCCCCTGGGGGTAATGGTGGGTTTTTTCGCCCTGTCCTTTTTCTGTCTGGGGATTCTGTTCGGTAATCTCAATGCCGTCGCCATGGATCCCCTGGGGCATATTGCAGGGATAGGCGCCTCGGTCATCGGCTCCCTGACCAGCCTGATTTCATCTCCCTTATCCGCTTTTATCGGCGGTTATTACGATGGCACGACAATTCCCCTGGCGCTGGGATTTGTTACTCTCGGGGGGCTTACCTACCTGGCCATGCGATGGGGAGATGGGTTTGCCGACAAAAAGGAGCAATGA
- a CDS encoding PEP-CTERM sorting domain-containing protein (PEP-CTERM proteins occur, often in large numbers, in the proteomes of bacteria that also encode an exosortase, a predicted intramembrane cysteine proteinase. The presence of a PEP-CTERM domain at a protein's C-terminus predicts cleavage within the sorting domain, followed by covalent anchoring to some some component of the (usually Gram-negative) cell surface. Many PEP-CTERM proteins exhibit an unusual sequence composition that includes large numbers of potential glycosylation sites. Expression of one such protein has been shown restore the ability of a bacterium to form floc, a type of biofilm.), whose product MKKLAITIGLTLCCLLTGVYQVSAALVLTPYEQAWTLIEEGGEVRIWDEGLNTAIINDEITGNEEFGIFKLGDMNGSNEPNSYMSLLNGSIDSGTLTFAFVSGNWTATYTYQEGENTLTKDLGLGSSLVWGFYFGGNLGISTAFYHEYNLEGPTETGYKLFKEAMLAGVQGATPVPVPTAFILLGTGLIGLLGLRRKRSLT is encoded by the coding sequence ATGAAAAAACTTGCCATCACCATCGGCTTAACCCTCTGCTGCCTTCTGACAGGAGTCTACCAGGTTTCAGCGGCCTTGGTTCTAACCCCTTATGAACAGGCCTGGACATTAATTGAAGAGGGGGGCGAAGTAAGAATCTGGGATGAAGGGCTAAACACTGCAATTATCAACGATGAAATCACAGGTAATGAAGAATTCGGGATTTTTAAACTGGGGGATATGAACGGGAGTAATGAACCGAATTCTTATATGTCTCTCTTAAATGGTTCCATTGATTCCGGTACACTCACGTTTGCATTTGTATCGGGTAATTGGACAGCAACCTACACGTATCAAGAGGGAGAAAATACACTAACAAAGGATCTGGGCCTGGGGTCCAGCCTTGTATGGGGATTTTATTTCGGAGGTAATTTAGGAATTAGTACAGCCTTTTATCATGAATATAATCTGGAAGGCCCCACAGAAACTGGTTATAAGCTGTTCAAAGAAGCAATGCTCGCCGGTGTTCAGGGTGCCACCCCCGTGCCGGTACCCACAGCGTTTATCCTTCTGGGCACCGGCCTGATCGGACTATTGGGCCTTAGAAGAAAAAGATCTCTTACTTAA
- a CDS encoding NCS2 family permease gives MLDKFFKLKEYNTDTRTEIIAGLTTFMTMAYILAVNPDIMSATGMDKAALFTATALSALVATLVMALVARLPFALAPGMGLNAFFAFTVVLGMGYPWEMALTAVFLEGLIFIALTFLNVREAIINAIPLSIKNAVSVGIGLFIAFIGLKGAGVIVKSEATLVTLGNMGNHSVWVAFIGIIVSAVMLALNKKGALLAGILAATLAGIPLGVTHVENLKFFSAPPSLSPILFQFDFSKIFTADMAVVLFTFLFIDMFDTVGTLVGVGAKAGLLDNKGRLPRAKQALLADAVGTTFGAMIGTSTVTTFVESAAGVAEGGRTGLTSLTVAGLFFLSLFLSPLFLMIPSAATAPALVMVGFFMLSPIRNIDLEDTTEALPAFVTFLMMPLTYSISEGIVFGMLTYVVVKVLSGKPKDVSPVMAVISIIFVLKFII, from the coding sequence ATGCTGGACAAATTTTTTAAACTCAAAGAATACAACACCGATACCAGGACGGAGATCATTGCCGGCCTGACCACCTTTATGACCATGGCCTATATCCTGGCCGTGAATCCGGATATCATGAGCGCCACAGGCATGGACAAGGCAGCCCTGTTCACGGCAACGGCCCTTTCAGCCCTGGTGGCCACCCTGGTCATGGCCCTGGTGGCCCGGCTGCCCTTTGCCCTGGCCCCGGGCATGGGCCTCAACGCCTTTTTTGCCTTTACCGTGGTCCTGGGCATGGGATACCCCTGGGAAATGGCCCTGACCGCCGTTTTTCTGGAAGGCCTGATATTTATTGCCCTCACCTTTCTCAATGTTCGGGAGGCCATCATCAACGCCATTCCCCTGTCCATTAAAAATGCCGTTTCCGTAGGCATCGGCCTTTTTATCGCCTTCATCGGCCTCAAGGGGGCGGGGGTGATCGTTAAAAGCGAGGCCACCCTGGTCACCCTGGGGAACATGGGAAACCATTCGGTCTGGGTGGCCTTTATCGGCATCATTGTTTCCGCGGTGATGCTGGCACTGAACAAAAAAGGGGCCCTGCTGGCCGGCATTCTTGCCGCCACCCTGGCGGGCATTCCCCTGGGGGTCACCCATGTGGAGAACCTGAAGTTCTTTTCAGCACCGCCGTCGCTGTCCCCCATTCTTTTTCAGTTTGATTTTTCAAAAATTTTTACGGCGGACATGGCCGTGGTGCTGTTCACCTTTTTGTTCATCGATATGTTTGACACCGTGGGGACCCTTGTGGGGGTCGGTGCCAAGGCCGGCCTCCTGGATAACAAAGGCCGGCTGCCCCGGGCCAAGCAGGCCCTGCTGGCCGATGCCGTGGGCACCACCTTCGGGGCCATGATCGGTACCTCCACCGTGACCACCTTTGTGGAAAGCGCCGCCGGCGTGGCCGAAGGGGGCCGTACCGGTCTGACCTCCCTCACCGTTGCGGGATTGTTTTTTCTTTCCCTGTTTCTGTCACCCCTGTTTTTGATGATTCCTTCGGCGGCCACGGCCCCGGCCCTGGTCATGGTGGGCTTTTTCATGCTCTCCCCCATCCGGAATATCGACCTGGAAGACACCACCGAGGCCCTGCCGGCATTTGTCACTTTTCTGATGATGCCCCTGACTTACAGCATTTCCGAAGGCATCGTCTTCGGTATGCTTACCTATGTGGTGGTGAAGGTCCTTTCCGGGAAACCTAAGGATGTCTCCCCGGTCATGGCCGTCATCTCAATTATTTTTGTTTTGAAGTTTATCATCTAA
- a CDS encoding PACE efflux transporter → MRNFRERVMHTLLFELVLLGICMPLISILFNKSMSHAGMMSLGLSLTAMVCNGVYNYVFDRVLLLLKRPLYPRSLALRSFHSILFEVFLLFFSLPLIMWWLDLSFYRALALDVSMACFVPLYALGFNWLFDIVFPPKAMACRAEG, encoded by the coding sequence ATGAGGAATTTTAGGGAAAGAGTGATGCACACGCTGCTGTTTGAACTGGTACTGCTGGGCATCTGCATGCCTCTGATTTCAATTCTTTTCAATAAAAGCATGTCCCATGCCGGGATGATGAGCCTGGGACTGAGCCTCACCGCCATGGTCTGCAACGGGGTGTATAATTATGTTTTTGACCGGGTGCTGCTGCTTCTGAAACGCCCCCTCTACCCCAGGTCCCTGGCATTGAGATCCTTTCATTCGATACTCTTCGAAGTCTTCCTGCTCTTCTTCAGCCTGCCGCTGATCATGTGGTGGCTGGACCTTTCCTTTTACCGGGCCCTGGCCCTGGATGTTTCCATGGCCTGCTTTGTTCCCCTCTACGCCCTGGGGTTCAACTGGCTGTTTGACATTGTATTTCCCCCCAAAGCCATGGCGTGCCGCGCCGAAGGATAG
- a CDS encoding VWA domain-containing protein has product MATAGIIQSVKGSGTIIAIGPGGQRTLKEGDEVYVNETLLTEGDVSCTLVDAQGHELAALGPDASLLVDETVAGITDPEDATVREAAAMQAALEQGEPVPEDPTATGDELPEDPTEAGLDPFQGENPDYYGGDQSAGDVDPRGLGIDAPPESEDIILARSSTVETEPVETPETSEPESVFILGSDPIPFQVEPYDEYQYEYEREGYDGPIPPSETGLYSYDNDMTPLPLPADQQPSHTENPAGVVQGAINGGEGADILVGDVGGNSMDVHYVLVMDISGSMDEQQKFTDLQNAAKAAVNDLYEQVLANPGSAVDITLITFADGTDTASWTLSSEQSWQTIIQEIENLTASDSAMTNYTAAFSEINGVLEGRETQVLFISDGEFDFNHLGFIGMVPQIQYNLAIYGGSLRAVGVDVPEGDTSFRQTYLNYIDSTGDAVNSDSGDLSATVPDIISQARIYPAGNDAINGGDGDDIIFGDVLNTDALADAQGIDLPDGSGWEVFERLEAGDNWDRDDTLNYIRDNHEELAAETTRGGEGREGGNDIIDGGDGNDTIYGQEGIDIIDGGAGDDTINGGSGNDIINGGAGDDTINGGTGNDTIDGGEGFDTLLVDDASLDFTGLSIDNMESIQLSSDGESQTISLTVNEVLGMTPDADTLMISGGGDGDTVTLEGGAWNQTGNTFTSGDATVIAVNMSVDIGDGTIKTFDATGNEI; this is encoded by the coding sequence GAAGCGGAACCATCATTGCAATCGGCCCCGGCGGACAGCGGACGCTCAAGGAAGGGGACGAAGTATATGTCAATGAAACCCTTTTGACCGAAGGCGATGTCAGCTGCACCCTTGTTGATGCCCAGGGCCATGAACTTGCCGCCCTTGGCCCGGATGCCAGCCTCCTTGTGGACGAAACCGTCGCCGGCATCACCGATCCAGAAGATGCAACGGTGAGGGAAGCCGCCGCCATGCAGGCCGCCCTTGAACAGGGTGAACCAGTGCCCGAAGACCCCACGGCGACAGGGGATGAACTCCCCGAAGATCCCACCGAAGCCGGCTTGGACCCCTTCCAGGGAGAAAACCCCGATTATTACGGCGGCGACCAGAGCGCCGGCGATGTCGATCCCAGGGGACTGGGCATTGATGCCCCCCCGGAATCCGAAGACATCATCCTTGCCCGGAGCAGCACCGTGGAAACCGAACCCGTCGAAACCCCGGAAACCTCGGAACCGGAATCCGTGTTCATCCTCGGGTCCGATCCGATCCCGTTCCAAGTAGAGCCCTATGACGAATACCAATACGAATACGAGAGGGAGGGATATGACGGCCCCATACCGCCAAGTGAAACCGGTCTGTACAGCTATGATAATGACATGACCCCGCTGCCGCTCCCCGCTGACCAGCAGCCTTCCCATACTGAGAATCCCGCCGGAGTGGTCCAAGGGGCCATTAACGGGGGTGAAGGTGCGGATATCCTTGTGGGGGATGTCGGCGGCAACAGTATGGACGTTCATTATGTCCTGGTGATGGATATCTCCGGCTCCATGGATGAACAGCAAAAATTTACCGATCTACAAAACGCTGCCAAGGCAGCCGTTAATGATCTTTATGAGCAGGTCCTTGCCAATCCCGGCAGTGCTGTGGATATCACGCTGATAACGTTTGCAGACGGCACTGACACTGCCTCATGGACATTAAGTTCAGAACAAAGCTGGCAAACCATTATCCAGGAAATCGAAAACCTAACGGCTTCAGATAGCGCCATGACAAATTATACAGCAGCCTTCTCTGAAATCAATGGGGTGCTGGAAGGCAGAGAGACTCAGGTTCTGTTTATTTCTGACGGAGAATTTGACTTCAACCACCTGGGCTTTATTGGCATGGTCCCCCAGATACAATATAACCTGGCCATCTACGGCGGCAGCCTCCGTGCGGTAGGGGTAGACGTACCTGAAGGGGACACGTCTTTCCGGCAGACCTACTTAAATTATATCGATTCAACAGGAGATGCCGTTAACAGTGATTCAGGGGATCTGAGTGCCACCGTCCCCGATATCATCTCCCAGGCCAGGATATATCCCGCCGGTAATGATGCGATCAATGGCGGTGACGGCGACGATATCATCTTTGGAGATGTTTTAAATACAGATGCCCTGGCTGATGCCCAAGGGATAGATCTGCCCGACGGATCCGGCTGGGAAGTATTTGAAAGACTGGAAGCCGGCGACAACTGGGACAGGGACGATACACTGAACTATATCCGTGACAACCATGAAGAACTTGCTGCCGAAACCACCCGGGGGGGCGAGGGGCGTGAAGGCGGCAACGATATCATTGACGGCGGTGACGGGAATGATACCATCTACGGCCAGGAAGGCATCGATATCATTGACGGCGGGGCAGGAGATGATACCATCAACGGCGGCTCTGGGAATGATATAATTAACGGCGGGGCTGGGGATGATACAATTAACGGCGGCACCGGAAACGATACCATTGACGGCGGCGAGGGGTTCGACACCCTTCTTGTGGATGATGCATCACTGGATTTTACAGGACTGTCCATTGACAACATGGAAAGCATTCAGTTAAGTTCTGATGGCGAAAGCCAGACCATCTCATTAACGGTGAACGAAGTCTTAGGAATGACACCGGACGCGGACACATTGATGATTTCAGGCGGCGGTGATGGAGACACCGTGACACTTGAAGGTGGGGCATGGAACCAGACCGGAAACACTTTCACCTCCGGAGATGCCACCGTGATTGCAGTTAACATGAGCGTTGACATTGGAGACGGCACGATTAAAACATTTGATGCAACCGGAAATGAAATATAA